One genomic window of Arvicola amphibius chromosome 4, mArvAmp1.2, whole genome shotgun sequence includes the following:
- the LOC121677174 gene encoding LOW QUALITY PROTEIN: spindle and kinetochore-associated protein 2-like (The sequence of the model RefSeq protein was modified relative to this genomic sequence to represent the inferred CDS: deleted 1 base in 1 codon) produces MEAEVDKLELMFQKADSDLDYIQYRLEYEIKTNHPDSAGEENPGEILKELSAIKSRYQALCAHCKPLSVEQKENKSRICATLSKTMTMVQELQKQTDLKLTLLTEEEKAVTERLKSHMADL; encoded by the exons ATGGAGGCAGAGGTCGATAAGCTGGAACTGATGTTCCAGAAAGCTGATTCTGATTTGGATTACATTCAATATAGGCTGGAGTATGAAATCAAGACTAATCACCCAGATTCAGCAGGAGAGGAAAAC CCAGGtgaaattttaaaggaattatCAGCAATAAAGTCTCGATATCAAGCTTTGTGTGCACACTGTAAGCCACTTTCTGTTGAGCAAAAAGAGAACAAGAGCCGCATTTGTGCTACTCTGAGCAAGACAATGACCATGGTACAAGAACTACAAAAGCAAACAGACCTGAAGCTGACTCTACTGACTGAAGAAGAGAAAGCTGTGACAGAGCGATTAAAATCTCACATGGCAGACTTATAA